The Streptomyces sp. NBC_00335 DNA window GACAGACTGACACCGGGCGTCCGGCGCCCGGTAGCCCCGTTCGTCACCCTTCGGACAGCCGAAAGCCCCGGCCGGGGCGGTCGTACGCCCGTCCGGGGCCCGGTGGCCGCGCGCGACGCCGTTCAGATTCCCGCGAGGAACTCCAGCAGCGCCCGGTTGAAGGCCTCCGGCTGTTCCACGCCCGGCAGGTGCCCGGCCCCCTCCACCACGGCGAGCACCGAGTGCGGGACCAGCGCGTGCAGGGACTCGGCCTCGGAGACCGGGGTGTAGACGTCGTCCCGGCCGACCACGATCAGGCAGGGCACCTCGGGCGGCAGCGCCGCGAGCACCGGGGCGTAGTCGGGCCGTTCGGCGCGCCCGCGCAGGGCGGCCGCGGCGCCCTCGGGGGCGGTCGCGCACATCATCCCGGTGACCTTGGCCGCCGCCTCCGGCATACCGGTCACGTTGTACGGCGCGAGCATCTTGTCGATGACCTCGTCGGCATAGGGCTTCATTCCCTCCGCGAGGAGCCGTTCGGCAAGGTTCCGGCGGAAGGTTTTGCCGTCCTCGGTTTCCGGCGGAGAGGAGGTGTCGGAGAGAACGAGGGCCCGCACCCGACCCGGGTGGCCGAGCCTCATCTCCATGGCGATCTGGCCGCCCATGGACACACCGCCGACGACCGCCTGTTCGACGTCCAGACGGTCGAGCAGAGCAACCAGATCATCGGCGAAGTCCGCGAGCAGCGTTTTGCCCGGCAGCACCGGACTTTTCCCGTATCCCCGCAGGTCAGGGGTGATCACTCGGTAACCGGCCGTGGTCAGCGCCGCCGCCTGGGGAGCCCACATGGAGTGGCTGAACGGATGTCCGTGGATCAGGATTACGGGTGCTCCGTCACGGGGACCCAAGTCCTCGAAAAAGAGTGTCACGCCATTGCCAATTTGGGGGTTCATGAAAGGAGTCTAAGGAGCTACATTGAGCCACTCGCGTTCACCTGACAGCCCGTTGCCTTTCACTCGTGTTTTGCACGGGGGGCGACGTCAGGGACGCAGACTGTGCAACCACCCCACCGCCTAGAAGGACCGAAGGCTCCGTGCCCGTACCCGTACTCCTCGCCGGCCGCTCCGTGCGGCTTGAGCCCCTCGCCCCCCACCACACCGAGGCCTTGGCCCTGGCCGGGGCCGAGGATCGTACGACTTACGCCTTCACTCCCGTACCCCACGGGCTGCAGGCGTCACACGAGTACATCGACCGTGCCCTCGCCGATCAGGCGGCGGGTCGATCGCTCCCGTTCGCGGTGGTCAGAGCCACCGACGATCGGGTGGTCGGTTCGACCCGGTTCCTGGAACTCGACTACTGGCAGGGGCCCCTGGTGTGGCCCGCCGTGCCGGGCGTCCCGTTCGGCGATCCGGCGACGGCGATCCCCGATGCCGCCGAGATCGGCAATACCTGGCTGTCTCCGGCGGCCCAGGGCACCGGCATCAACACCGAGGCGAAGCTGCTCATGCTCCGCCATGCCTTCGAGACCTGGGGGGTCCGGCGGATCTCGCTGCGCGCGGACGCCCGCAACGGACGCTCGCGTGCCGCGATGGAGCGGCTCGGGTTCACCAGCGAGGGGGTCCGCCGGGCCCATTCGCGGGGCCTGGACGGCGCCGTGCGCAGTACGGCCTTCTACTCGATCCTCGACGAGGAGTGGCCGACCGTGCGGTCGGTCATCGAGCTGCGGCTGTCGGCCGCGGCGCAGCGCAAGCGGCGCCGCAAGACGCTCATCCCGGCGTAACGGTCCTTCGCCGGAATCCGCACGCCCGGCCCCCGGCTGCGCCCACTCCCCCGCCCGCGCCCCTTCGTCCCCGTCCCCGCCCTCCCGGTGTCAGCCGAGGAAGGCGGGGGCGAGGGCCGAGGTCATCAGGCGCGCCGGGGCGCCGGAGCCGTCGGCGGGCAGGGAGTACAGGTCGGCGCCGAAGTCCCCGGGCAGTGAGTAGACGACGGTCCTGTCATCGGTCCACACCACCTGGTCGTCGACGCTGCGCTCCTCCGCGAGCGGGGTCTCGGTCATGGTGGCGAGGTCCAGGACGTGGAGGCGCCAGGGTGCTTCCGGCGACAGGCCCGGCACCCGCTTCTTGAACACCAGCCGGGTCCCGTCGGGCGACAGGGACGGGCATTCCAGGTTCTCGCGCAGCGTGGTCACCGTGCGCGCCGCGAGGTCGCCGCGGACCAGGTGGGTCCGGCCGCCGGTGGCGAGCGTCGCGTAGAAGGTCCGCTCGTCGGCGGCGAAGGTGACCCCCCAGAAGTTGACGTCCGCGTTGCGGTACTGCTTGCCGTCCTTGTGGATGGTGAAGTCCTCCAGCGAGGCATCGTACGTCCCGCTGCGCAGGTCCAGCAGGGAGGTCCGGGTCGAGAAGTTCGTACCGGCGTACGAGTCCCCGCCGACGAAGACCGTCCAGGCGACGAGGTGGCCCCCGGGCGAGACCCGGGCCCGGGTCGGGATGCCGGCCAGCGGGCGGGAGCCGACCTCCTTCAGCCGGGCATCGAGGACCACCGCCTTGTAGCCCTCCTGCACCCCGCCCTTGTCCGACTGGAGGCAGACCCCGGTGCCGGCGGCCGCGTGGAAGCGCAGGCAGCTGACCCCGGAGGCGGTGCGCGGACCTTCGGGTGCGCCGGCCGCCGCGGTGGCGAGCTCGTCGCGGTGCGGTCCCCAGGCCATGTTCCGGAACACGATCCGCCGGCCGCCGTCGCCCGGGGCGAGTGACACCGGGCCGGGGGTGATCGGCGGGCCTCCGGCCTGGACCCGGTTCTTCTCCCCGGCGTGCGAGGAGGCCCGTACGACGGCGAGCGCACCGATGGCGGCGAGCAGGACGACGCCGGAGACGAAGATCAGGATCCGGCGGTGGAGGGGCATACCGAACACGGACGTTACCTCCGGGCGGGTGCAGGGAGCTGGGGGCGGCGCGGGGGTACCGTACCGATCGGCATGTGGAGAGACCAGGGACGGTCCGCGAAGAGACCGGAACCGGGCGCACCCTTTTCGCGCCGGGCAACGCGCTCCCCTACGGAACCCCAAGAGACGTAAAAATCGGGAACCCGTGGGCACGTACGCTCATCTTTCGATCGAAAGCAGTCCCAACCCCGCCCCAACGGGGCAGCACCAGCCGGAGAGCAACCGCACATGTCGCACGCACCCGACGGACAGCAGCAGCCGTACCGCTCGGAAGGGCCCTACCAGCAGCAGCCCTACGGGCCGTACGACCAGCAGTACGGACAGCCGCTCCCGCCGCCCCCGGAGGAGCCGCGCCGGCCGTCCCGGGTCCGGCGGTGGGTGATCGCGGGCGCCTCGGTCCTCGCGCTCGCCGCCGTCGCCTCGCTCGTGATGAGCCACTACGAGATACCGCCCTTCACCGACAAGGGCGACACCGTCTCCTTCGGGCAGCTGCCGCCCTCCGGCTCCGCCGGGGGCGACACCGGTGGAGCGGCCGTCGCCACGCCGCCGCCGAACTCGAAGATGTCGATGCCCACCGGCCCGGCGGCCGACTTCAAGAACTCGATGACCCTGTCCGACGGCACGCACGTCGCCGTCACCACGCTGGACGGCAAGAAGTCCGGCTTCAAGGGCAAGGTCTGGGTGTGGGCGCCCAAGGAGTACAACGACCCGAAGTTCGCCAAGAGCGGCTTCCCGGTCATGATCGCGCTGCCCGGCGGCGCCGGTTACCCGAACAACTACTGGATGGGCACCGACCTCGGCCTCCAGACCAGCATCAGCAAGTGGTACGCGGAGGGGAAGAGCAAGCCCTTCATCCTGGCCATGCCGGTGCTCAACCCGGGCCCGGACGACAAGGGCATCTACTGGGACGGCTCCGACATCCCGGGTCAGGCCAAGATGGGCACCTGGCTGACCGACGACGTCCCGGACCTGATGCGGGCGAACTTCCGCACGGTCAAGTCCCGTGACGGCTGGGCCTACATGGGCTCCTCCACCGGCGGCTTCGCCAGCCTGAAGGCCGTGCTGAAGCACCCGGACAAGTTCAAGGCCGCGATCTGCTCCGGCCCGGACATCGTCCCCGACTCCCCGCTCTGGACGGGCCACGACAAGGAGAAGGCGGAGAACAACCCCGAGCTGCTCGCCAAGGCGCTGATCGCCAAGAAGGGCGGCCCGGACGTCTACCTGGCCTTCCAGGTCGGCACCGACGAGAGCAACAAGAACACCCTGCCGAACGTGCAGAAGTTCATCGCCGCATACGGCAAGGGGCCGATCCACACCAACCTGAAGATCATTCAGGGCGGCAAGCACAACGCCAAGACCTACGTGCCCAACATGGGCGAGGGACCGATCCAGTTCATCAGCAAGGTCATGGCAGGACCCGTCGAGTAGTCGCCGCTCCGACCCGCACCGACTCCTCGCGCGCCGGCTCCTCGCGCGCCGGCTCTTCGCGCCCCGGATCCCCGTGCACCGGCCCGCCGAACACCTTCGGCGGGCCGTCGCCGTTCCAGGGCGCCCAGCCCGGGTCCCCGTCGACGGCGAAGCGCACCCAGGACCCGTGCATCTCCCCGGCCAGTTCCCGCGGGGCGTCCGGCCCGGCCAGCCAGGACGCCTCGGGCACCTCCAGGGTGTCGAAGACGAAGCCCAGTTCCAGGGCGTGGCAGGACCCGAGCCCTTCGACCCCGGACGGCCACGCGAACTCGTACACGAAGCTCGGCGCGCTCCGCCCGGCCGCGCCCGCCAGCACGCGCAGCGGATCGCGCAGCAGCCGGTCGGTGAGCAGGTGGCCGAGGAGGTCGGCCGGTCCCGCGCCGGGCCGCTCCGCGCGCAGCGCCCGTACGGCGGCCCGGTCCTTGCCGGAGCGGACCCGCCCCAGGGCCACGGACAGCGGCCCCAGCCGGTCCAGCAGCCGCATCGCACCGGTCGGAGCCAGCCAGAGCCGGTACTCCTCGGCGGTCCAGCCCAGCAGCAGCGGTACGTCGCCCCGCGCGGCCGCCGCTTCGAGCGGATCGAGCGGCAGCGTCCCGGGGTCCGCGACCAGCCCGAAGGCGGGGCCGCCGAGCAGCGGCGAGGACCGGCGCAGTACCGCCGCCTGGGCGGCCAGCAGGTCGGGCAGGGCGGCCCGGGCGAAGGCCTCGGCGGTGGCGGGCACCTTGAGCAGCGCGGCCATCCGCCGGACCATGGTGCGCACCTTGTCCCGCGGCAGCACCTCGGGGGCGCCGCTCTGCAGGACCGCCTGGCTGAAGAGCCCCGCGGCGCGGGGGGCGGCGAGCAGGGCGCCGATGCTGATGGCTCCGGCGGACTCGCCGAAGACGGTGACCCGGGAGGGGTCACCGCCGAAGGCCGCGATGTTGTCCCGCACCCAGGCCAGGGCGGCGATCTGGTCGAGCAGCCCGCGGTTGGCGGGGGCGTCGGGGAAGAGACCGTAGCCGAGGACGCCCAGGCGGTAGTTGACGGAGACGAGCACCACCCCGTCGCGGGCGAAGGCGGAGCCCTCGTAGACGGGCACGGCCGAGGAGCCGCGGGTGAGGGCGCCGCCGTGGATCCACACCATGACCGGCAGCCGGGCCGAGGGAGCCGGGTCCGGGGTCCACACGTTGAGGTTGAGGCAGTCGTCGCCCGGGAGGTCGGGGTCCGGCAGCAGCGCGGCGAACGCCTCGGGGTAGGGCACCTTGGGCGCGGTGGGGCCGTACGCCCCCGCGTCGCGTACGCCGTCCCAGGCCTCGGGGGGCTCGGGCGCGGCGAACCGGAGGGCTCCGACGGGCGGGGCGGCGTAGGGAACACCCCGGAAGACGGCGATGCCGCCCGGCCCGGTCCTGCCCTCGACCTCGCCGTGGGCGGTCCGGACACGGGGACGGGGACGGGCCCGGTCCGGGGTCTCGCTCGCCGCTGCGGCCATCACGTCCTCCTGGTGTCGGGGATCCCGGGGCAGGGGATCCCCGGGGGTGGGGGCTCCGGGGCCGCCGGGTCCGGTGTTCCGCACAACGCCGGTCGCACGGTCGCACAGGCATGCGCGGGGTGACAAGGCGTGACCCCGCCGGGGGCGCGCCGGGTTGGGCGGGGCATGCGATCCCTGTCTCTCCCCCACACCATTCGGAGCCTCGTCCGGGCCGGATCGGTCCCCGTCCTGCTGCTGGCGGCCACGGCCACCGGCGCGGCGGCGGCCGGCGGCAGTGCCCACGCGGCCGACGGCCCCACCGCCGCCCTCGGGACCCCGACGGCCGTCGGGCCCGCCTTCCAGTACCTGGGCACGGACGACCGCCCGCACGGCATCGACTCCCCCAAGGGCTGCGTGGAGGCACTGGGCGGCGGCGGGCGGGCGGTGACGAACAAGACCGGGAGCTCGGTGGCCCTGTACCGGGAGCCCGGCTGTGTGGGCACCCCGGTGGAGGTGCTGGCGCCGGGCGCGGTCAGGCAGGTGCCCCGCTACTTCTCCTCCGCCCGCTTCTCGGCCGGCTCGTAGCAATTCGAGATCACCAGCGGCCCAGCGGCCGTGACCCCTGGGCGCTCTCCGCGTTGTATGCCATGTCAAACGCCGCAACTTCTGTTTCCTGCGGCACCCCCATTCCTCTCTAGGAGATCTTGATGTCGCGTATCGCGAAGGCGTTCGTCATCACCGCTGCCGCCGGTAGCGCCCTTGCCGCCGGTGCGGGTCTGGCTGCTGCCGATGCCGGAGCGCACGGTGCGGCGGTCGGCTCCCCCGGTGTCCTGTCGGGCAACCTGCTCCAGGTTCCGGTGCACGTCCCGGTCAACGTCTGCGGCAACACCGTCAACGTGATCGGCCTGCTGAACCCGGCGTTCGGCAACACCTGCATCAACGCCTCGGGCGGCGACCACCACACCGAGGGCAACTACGGCGGCTGAATCGCCTGGTGACCCGAAGGGCCCCCGCCGGACGGCGGGGGCCCTTCCTCGTGTCGTCATCTGCGACCGCCCCGCCGGGGCTCACTCGTAGCGGTAGAGCCCCTGGTGGCCGAGCATCTCGCGCGGGGTGACGTCCCACGGCGGCATCGGCTCGTCGAGGGAGACCACCCGGCCGCGCTGGAGGTCGCCGAGCGCGAGCGGGGCCGCCGGCAGGTAGCCGGAAGCCGGGTGCCGCTGCTGCCAGCGGTCCCAGAGCAGGTCCACGAAGGCGTGGTGCAGCCAGAAGGCCGGGTCGTTGGGGGCCGTGCCGCCGGTCATGTGGCCGCCGATCCACTGGTGCACCTTGTTGTGGTTGCGCCACTTCTCGCTCTTCGGGGCGGCCCAGCCCTCCAGCTTGTTGCGGAAGCCGCCGCGCCCGGCCGTCGAGTCCCAGGGCGAGCTGTCGTACAGCGGGTCGTCGAGCGCCCACTGGAGCTCGGCCGGGGTCGGCAGGCTGATCGGATTCGCCGGCCGGCCCAGGTTGCGGGTGAGGAAGGCGGCCTCCGTGATGCCGACGGTGACCGTCCAGTTGCCCGTCCCGTAGGCGAACGGGCCGGTCATCACCTGGCGGTCGCTCTCGCGGCCGGTCCCGCCGAGGAAGTCCTCCGCCCAGAGGGAAGAGGCCGGGCTGGTGTCGGTGGTCCAGTCCCAGTACGGGATGGTGACGCCCGCGTCGACGCTCTGGAGCTGACGTTCGAACTCCAGCAGGTAGCGCCGGTGCCAGGGGAAGAAGGACGGCGACATGTGCCCGACGCGCAGTTTGCGCTCGCGGTCGGGGACGAAGTACTTGTCGTGGGTACGGACGAACGCGTCGTAGGTGCCGTTGCGCTTGAGCTCGATCACGGCCGCCGTGAAGCGCTTCTTCTGCGCGCTGGTCAGGTTCTTCTGGTTCTGCCTGGTGTACACGCCCTGCTACTCCTGTCCCCCGTGGTGCGCGGCGGCGAACGCCAGCTGGGTGGTGCCCAGTTCGTCGACGGCCGCACGGGCCAGCTCCAGCGGGGTCGCGTAGGACTGGAAGTGGTTGATCCCGCTCAGGTACGTGCCGTCGGAGCGGCGCATGACGTGCAGGGCCCGCCCGTCGATGCGGACGGAGGTCCCGGCCGCGTCGACGGCGATGTGCCGGCCCCGGTACGTCTCCTCGCGTCCCGGCAGCGGGGCCGGGGTGAGGGTCTGGCGGGGACGGCGGGCGCGCAGTACGGGGGCCAGCGCCGCGGCCGTGCCGGCGAACACGGCCGCGGTGAAGGCCGTACGGAGGACCGCGCGGCGGGTGAGTGGTGCGGCGGGTGCTGCGTACATACGGTCTCCCTCGCTCGGTGGCCGGTGGCTACGGGTCTAACGCGGCGCGGCGGGCGAGGTCACCGGGAGCACCTACTCCTGTTCGGTGTGTTTGTAGTAGAGGGTGGTCGCCACCAGGCGGCCGGCCGGGTCGGTGGCGTAGTCGGGGATGGAGCCGGCTTCGGTCCAGCCCGCGGCGCGGTACACCCGCTCGGCCGCACTGCCGCTCTCGGTGTCGAGGATCAGCAGCACCACCCCCGCGCGGGCCGCGGCGGCTTCGGCCTCGGCGAGGAGCGCGCGGCCGGTGCCGCGGCCGCGTGCCCCGGGGTGGACCATCAGCTTGCGGATCTCGGCGCGGTGACGGCCGTTGGGCTTCGTCTCCCGGCTCCAGCTGACGGTGCCGTCGACCCGGCCGTCCGGTCCCCGGGACACCCACAGGGCGAGCGAGCCCTCTGCGACAGCGGGGAGCAGGGAGTCCCACCAGGCGGCGGCCGCCCGGTGGTCGAGGTCGGCGAGGAAGCCGATGGAGGAGCCGCCGCGCACCACGGCGAGGAGCAGGTCGGCGAGCTCCTCGCGGTGTGCGGTCAGGGCGGCGGCGTCGTCGATCCGGGTGAGGGAGGGGTTCATCCGCCCGAGGATAGGGATCAGGCGGCGGTGCGCTGCAGCCGGGGCAGGTGCAGGTCGCGGAAGATCGCGGTCATGCGCAGGGCGAAGACGAGGCCGGCCGAGACGGCGATGTTGGCGGTGTCCGGGACGCCGGCCCGGTGCAGGCCGAGGTAGGACAGCGCCCCGGCGAGGGCGGCGGTCGCGTACACCTCTTCGCGCAGGAGCAAGGGCGGGAACTCCCCGCAGAGCACGTCGCGGACCACCTCGCCGGTGACGCCCGTCAGGACGGCCAGGATGAGCACGGCGACGGGGGTGACGTGCGCGTCGATCGCGGCGCGGGCGCCGATCACGGTGACGACGGCGAGGCCGACGGCATCGACGACCATGAGCGCGCGCTGCGGGAGCTCCCGGCGGCGCAGGTAGAGCATGGTGGCGACGGCGACGGACCCGATGAGGACGAGCAGCAGCCAGTCGTGCGTCCAGTAGAGCGGGTGCCGGTCGAGGATGAGGTCGCGCAGGGTCCCGCCGGAGATGCTGGCCGCGAAGGCGAGGACGAGCCCGCCGAAGGGGTCCATGTTGGCGCGGTGCGCGGCGAGGACGCCGGAGGCGGCGAAGGCGGCGATGCCGAGGAGGTAGAGGGCGTGCAGCATGGCGCCTCCTTCGAGGGGCTGGGCGGGGCCGGGGGAGGTGAGCAGGTCTGTGCGACCGGGCTGGGACAGCACCCTGCGAGGGGCCCGGCCGGCCCGGAGAGGTTCGGGGGGACCCGTAGAGGTTGCCGGATCCGCCCGGGCGCCCGCATCGGCCGTTCGGCCAGGACTGCGGCGCGGCCGGGACGGCGACGCCGCCAGGACGGCAGCGCCGCCAAGACGGCGGCGCGCATGCCGCCCGGCCCCCGGACTCGCCCGCGCTCCCAGCCCCGGGCCGCCCGCGAACCGGACCGTGACCCAGCCCGTGCACCCGCCCGTGAGCCGGACCGTCAGGCGTCGTCGCCGAGCCGGTCGCGCTGGATCCGGTGTGCGAGGGTGCGGCGCACGGAGGCCGGGGTGTCCGTCGTGGCGCCCGAGGGGACGTCGAGGCCTCGGGCGATCGCGTCGTACGCCGCGCGGTGGGAGGCGGGCAGCTCCTCGCGGTGCAGCCTGAGGTCCTCCTCGACCAGGCGCCGCAGCTCGTCCACGTCCCGGGGGGTGAAGCGCTTCTTCCCCCGGGCGATGGCGTCGACGTGGCGGGCACAGCGCGCGGTGTCCGGGTACGCCTCTGCGATCTCCTCGGCCAGGCCCCACAGGCGTCCTTCGAGCCATGGCGGGTCGCCCTGGTCGAGGGAGAGTCCGATCGGCGGCAGCGGGTCTTCCGCCTTGTACTTCGCCACCTGCTTCGACACGGCGGGCTGGCTCATGGCGGTGAGCTGGGCGATCTTGTCCTGTGTCCAGCCGAAACCCGTGAACACCTTGATCATCTCGGTGCGCAGCTTGCGCATCTCCTCGCCCGCGCGGATGACCTCGTTCATC harbors:
- a CDS encoding tyrosinase family oxidase copper chaperone — its product is MYAAPAAPLTRRAVLRTAFTAAVFAGTAAALAPVLRARRPRQTLTPAPLPGREETYRGRHIAVDAAGTSVRIDGRALHVMRRSDGTYLSGINHFQSYATPLELARAAVDELGTTQLAFAAAHHGGQE
- a CDS encoding alpha/beta fold hydrolase, which codes for MNPQIGNGVTLFFEDLGPRDGAPVILIHGHPFSHSMWAPQAAALTTAGYRVITPDLRGYGKSPVLPGKTLLADFADDLVALLDRLDVEQAVVGGVSMGGQIAMEMRLGHPGRVRALVLSDTSSPPETEDGKTFRRNLAERLLAEGMKPYADEVIDKMLAPYNVTGMPEAAAKVTGMMCATAPEGAAAALRGRAERPDYAPVLAALPPEVPCLIVVGRDDVYTPVSEAESLHALVPHSVLAVVEGAGHLPGVEQPEAFNRALLEFLAGI
- a CDS encoding tyrosinase family protein, translating into MYTRQNQKNLTSAQKKRFTAAVIELKRNGTYDAFVRTHDKYFVPDRERKLRVGHMSPSFFPWHRRYLLEFERQLQSVDAGVTIPYWDWTTDTSPASSLWAEDFLGGTGRESDRQVMTGPFAYGTGNWTVTVGITEAAFLTRNLGRPANPISLPTPAELQWALDDPLYDSSPWDSTAGRGGFRNKLEGWAAPKSEKWRNHNKVHQWIGGHMTGGTAPNDPAFWLHHAFVDLLWDRWQQRHPASGYLPAAPLALGDLQRGRVVSLDEPMPPWDVTPREMLGHQGLYRYE
- a CDS encoding carboxylesterase/lipase family protein — its product is MAAAASETPDRARPRPRVRTAHGEVEGRTGPGGIAVFRGVPYAAPPVGALRFAAPEPPEAWDGVRDAGAYGPTAPKVPYPEAFAALLPDPDLPGDDCLNLNVWTPDPAPSARLPVMVWIHGGALTRGSSAVPVYEGSAFARDGVVLVSVNYRLGVLGYGLFPDAPANRGLLDQIAALAWVRDNIAAFGGDPSRVTVFGESAGAISIGALLAAPRAAGLFSQAVLQSGAPEVLPRDKVRTMVRRMAALLKVPATAEAFARAALPDLLAAQAAVLRRSSPLLGGPAFGLVADPGTLPLDPLEAAAARGDVPLLLGWTAEEYRLWLAPTGAMRLLDRLGPLSVALGRVRSGKDRAAVRALRAERPGAGPADLLGHLLTDRLLRDPLRVLAGAAGRSAPSFVYEFAWPSGVEGLGSCHALELGFVFDTLEVPEASWLAGPDAPRELAGEMHGSWVRFAVDGDPGWAPWNGDGPPKVFGGPVHGDPGREEPAREEPAREESVRVGAATTRRVLP
- a CDS encoding GNAT family N-acetyltransferase, whose amino-acid sequence is MPVPVLLAGRSVRLEPLAPHHTEALALAGAEDRTTYAFTPVPHGLQASHEYIDRALADQAAGRSLPFAVVRATDDRVVGSTRFLELDYWQGPLVWPAVPGVPFGDPATAIPDAAEIGNTWLSPAAQGTGINTEAKLLMLRHAFETWGVRRISLRADARNGRSRAAMERLGFTSEGVRRAHSRGLDGAVRSTAFYSILDEEWPTVRSVIELRLSAAAQRKRRRKTLIPA
- a CDS encoding sigma-70 family RNA polymerase sigma factor, with amino-acid sequence MTGEEGVRRIPESLTEEQAGRMLAEMNEVIRAGEEMRKLRTEMIKVFTGFGWTQDKIAQLTAMSQPAVSKQVAKYKAEDPLPPIGLSLDQGDPPWLEGRLWGLAEEIAEAYPDTARCARHVDAIARGKKRFTPRDVDELRRLVEEDLRLHREELPASHRAAYDAIARGLDVPSGATTDTPASVRRTLAHRIQRDRLGDDA
- a CDS encoding chaplin — encoded protein: MSRIAKAFVITAAAGSALAAGAGLAAADAGAHGAAVGSPGVLSGNLLQVPVHVPVNVCGNTVNVIGLLNPAFGNTCINASGGDHHTEGNYGG
- a CDS encoding trimeric intracellular cation channel family protein, yielding MLHALYLLGIAAFAASGVLAAHRANMDPFGGLVLAFAASISGGTLRDLILDRHPLYWTHDWLLLVLIGSVAVATMLYLRRRELPQRALMVVDAVGLAVVTVIGARAAIDAHVTPVAVLILAVLTGVTGEVVRDVLCGEFPPLLLREEVYATAALAGALSYLGLHRAGVPDTANIAVSAGLVFALRMTAIFRDLHLPRLQRTAA
- a CDS encoding alpha/beta hydrolase, with translation MSHAPDGQQQPYRSEGPYQQQPYGPYDQQYGQPLPPPPEEPRRPSRVRRWVIAGASVLALAAVASLVMSHYEIPPFTDKGDTVSFGQLPPSGSAGGDTGGAAVATPPPNSKMSMPTGPAADFKNSMTLSDGTHVAVTTLDGKKSGFKGKVWVWAPKEYNDPKFAKSGFPVMIALPGGAGYPNNYWMGTDLGLQTSISKWYAEGKSKPFILAMPVLNPGPDDKGIYWDGSDIPGQAKMGTWLTDDVPDLMRANFRTVKSRDGWAYMGSSTGGFASLKAVLKHPDKFKAAICSGPDIVPDSPLWTGHDKEKAENNPELLAKALIAKKGGPDVYLAFQVGTDESNKNTLPNVQKFIAAYGKGPIHTNLKIIQGGKHNAKTYVPNMGEGPIQFISKVMAGPVE
- a CDS encoding GNAT family N-acetyltransferase; this encodes MNPSLTRIDDAAALTAHREELADLLLAVVRGGSSIGFLADLDHRAAAAWWDSLLPAVAEGSLALWVSRGPDGRVDGTVSWSRETKPNGRHRAEIRKLMVHPGARGRGTGRALLAEAEAAAARAGVVLLILDTESGSAAERVYRAAGWTEAGSIPDYATDPAGRLVATTLYYKHTEQE